ATATTTGGTTATAGTAGACATCTGTTTCCCTTACCCCTTTGGACATcactatgatatactccctctttcccaaaattcttgtcttagatttgtctaaataagGATAAATAAagatgtatcaagtcatgttttagtattaaatacatccatatctagacaaatccaagacaagaatTTTGATAGAGAGAGTACGTAGTATGTTCCGGTGAAAGGCACAAGCAACTTActaggtactacctccgtccgaaaaagccGAAAAAGCGTGTCCAAGCTTATTTCTCAAATGACTAAAAAGCGTGTCCAAGCTTGTTTCTCAAATGACTGTATCTAGCACTAATTTGGtactagatacattcatttgtGGGACAAactttttcagacggagggagtagtttgacAATTAAAACTACAACCACACAAAGGGCGATGAATTTAGGCAGGACATTGATAGCAACATAATCATGGCACATGATTCGTCATGGTTCTCGATTTTACATGCAAACATACGGCCAATCTTTGGTTCACGCAGTCAAGATAGTCTGGCTTCGTATATAGGGCACAACTATATGAAACTTGTTGTATTTAGCTGTAGGCGGAGAAGCAAATTTCATGAAAATCACATGTGAAAGTTTTCAGAAAAGTTCCAAAACAGTTTGAACTACAGGTCTACAGCATTCAAAAACCATCGAGAGCAAACCAAACCACATCTGTAACATACTAAGTATGACCAGTATGGTTTTTAGAAATTGAACTTATCTGGTGAAAACAGTCCTTGAAGAACGATAGGAAAAATAGTTACGTTCTCAGCAATCAGTTGTACAAATTCAACACTCGAGTACAGTCATGGTACTGAAATCAAGATAATGTAACATCCCATGTTAACTTTTCTCTTATTTGTGAAGATTTAACGCAAGAAAACTTGGCTAGCCTGACAGTTTTTAGCTTTAAGCAACTCCTGCCTTGGCTAGCTCCTCCAACTTCTTGTCGATCTGGGCTTCTGTCAAGCCATCCAAGCGCACGCACCTCTCCACACCCATATCTGACCAGTAGACACACAGTTATACAACATACCTTATACATTAGCTTCAATTCATTAATCCAATACTGTATGCATGAAACAAAAGAAAGGGTGTATTTGGCAATCAATATTCAGTTCTTTGTTGATCATAACATGCCTAGCCCTGTGTTCGCAAAACTACTAGTTTATCACTTTTTCTCAGTTAGTAACTTAGTATGGGCAGTCCTCTACCTTCAGTACATGATCTATCTCTATATTGACAGTGCAACACACAAGTGCCGAAACTGAGTAAACGATTTCATAGCCTTCTCTTCATTTATCATTTAGTTCTTGTAATTAACACATATCCATTTTGAGCATTGTGTACAGAATTTGAAAGCCCAATACATGATCTTAATCTGTGCTTCCTTTCTTTGATAGCTGAAGCCTGTAGGCATCAACATTCCAGACACACTTGTAACATCTCAGTAGCATGCCTGCCTATCAGTACTATGTAACTTTTGTAACAGGTTATAAGTTGAGAAGAAAGACAGCTGAGCCTGAGCCCAGGAAAAACTACATCAAATAATTACTGGATTCACTAGAATGAGCTCCAAATCCCAAACCCAGCCGATCGACCTAGATCAGGAGTCGAGATAGCTGCAGATAGGCCGGAGTTTGCGCACCGAGTCGTTGATCTCAAGCGAAACAAAAAATGAAAGCACACGCGGCAACTAACACCAAAAATCAAAATATGTGGCTCCGAGGGTAACTTACAAATTGAAATGGGCCAATAGATTTTCCAAAATGAATCTGTTTTCTTCACAGCATTGCTTATCAAGACTTCATTGGCATAGATTTATTCGAGTATATGTTTTGCGGGTCCATGAGATAAAACCCGTTTGACATAATAAGGCCCTACTTCTATAAGCATAATACAGTCATGCATATTTTTTGGATAATTGCATGATAGTAACATAGAAGAGTTATGACGAGCAGAACTATAGTAGTTGAAGGCTACAAGAAAATGCTTATTAAGGATATCCTACCTTATATTAGAAAATCTGGCATCAGACCAAACTCTTTCCTGGTTTGTTTCCTACAACAACTTTTCTAGAGGGGCACGAAGCAATTTCATCAAGCTGTTGCATTCAACCACACACAAgtcttcccaacttctgtttctaCGAGACAAGACTTAAACAATCATGTTGTTTTTTGTTACTGGTGGAGAAGGAAGCTATCCCTTACATAAGCCAGTCTTTTGACTTACACTAgctaattgcccgtgcgttgcaacgggcataCACATTCTAATGTTTAACATCAATCATGTCTAACATATACCTTTAGAATACTCATGTACATTATGCGGTATTATTCATTCGAATTACCGTTAAATAATTTCTGCTCCTCCACCAACCCCTCTCTCTTCatctaaaaaacaaaaacttgATTAACATTGAAAAAATAAACCCAGTGTATAGAGGGAATAGAGAGGAGGATGCACGTGCGTGCGTGGGTTGTAGCGCAGGCTTTCCCCTGGTTTTTCTTGGCTTTATAAGCATGGAATGGAGGCAGATGAAGGTTGAGCGAGATGGGAACGCCATGTCTTTTCTAGGTAGTGTAGATAAGCCCAATTTTCTGACCAAAGAGCTTATTGCAGTTATCCACGTTTATCTGCAGTTTTGGTTCTATCAGCTTGTCTGACAAGCTCAAACTTGGTCAAACTTCCAAAGTTATCGAGCATTCCAGATTTTTGGCAATCGTAGACTAACCTAACCTCCATTTAGTCAATGTGGTAATATGTGTTTATGCCATGTTTTCGATGTATTAACTTCACTGTACGTATGCAACTGCTTCaattgtactcccttcgtttctaaatataagtctttttagagatttcaatacaaactacatacggatgtatatagacgtattttagagtgtagattcactcattttgctttgtatgtagtccatattggaatctctaaaaagacttatatttaggagcaGAGGGAGTAATATACTTCTGATACTAAATCATCTTAATGTGCTGCAGTGTGCCTATAGCAAAGAATGACAGAGCAAcggaaaaccaaacaaaatagatgCACTATGCTGCGTGATACAAGTGGTGAGGGCAGCATTTGGGCAACATCAAAATTCTTTTCCACCGATACATAAAAGATGAAAATTCCTCCCATATCATGTGCTCAAAATTTCGAGATGAACAATGGAAATCTATGTGGGAACTGGACGGTCCTAAGTCCCCACTTGCCATATCTCCCAAGATAACAAGATCCGGTGGTTCCAACAGAAACATTTCACACTTGAAAGATGCAAGGGTTCCGAAGATCAATAGACCGGAACAGACCCTCTCGggaaccatggcaagagcaagatcTCGGGTTCCTGGGAAAGATGGGATCGAGGGCTGCTTACCGTAGCGCGCCCAGAGCTGAGGCTGGACGCCGGAGCACTCGCGGATGAGGACGGGGAGGGTGGGGTTGCGGGTCTTGATGTCACCGTAGTTCTTCTTCACGAACTCCCTGCGAATCAGATCAGAAATCCAACACCACGACATGAGCGAGCGACGAACCGATTGTAGAGAGAGAAATGGGGGAAGAGAAGCGGGTGCGTGGGTGCTACCGGGCGGGGCCGCTGGCAGGGGAAGACTGGCAGAAGAGGAAGCGGATCTCCTTCACGTTCCGGGATAGGCTCGCCCGCCACGCCATCGCCGCCGGCTCCTTCCTTGGATTCTCTTCTCTTCTCGGACCCCTTCTATTCTCTGCCTGGGTTGTATCTTCCTCTGCTGGGGAACGAACGAACTGCCCAGCTGCGGCTGTCTCGTTGGATTCACATTCACGCCGCCCGATCTGGAAAACGGTGTATGGCCGTCAGATTAGGGTTCCGTCTCCACAAAAGTATACGGAAAAACTAAGAGggtaagagggtgcttggatcaaGGGACTTACTTTAGTCTGATTAAAAATAGTCTTTTTAAAAGGTTAAAGTTTTCAAACATCCCTGActaactagtcttgagactaattttttttagtcaggggtacccctactaaaatatggattagtcctctctcctcatttaactcctctcctttagcgagttctggattggagtatttggaggataataaatgctcattaacttgattttagtctctttagtatttggatccaagcatggatgaggctagcaagttttagtcccactacttttagtcatgggactaaaacgtatccaagcaccctctaacacccacacgtgtgggcgtttgcacatcgcccacacacctccatcaccattcattttgccacgtatgaacagatgacatcagcagaaatctttttggttttcggcttaaaaatgttttatctcctaattaaaaaagtgaattaaaaatccattttcaccattaaatccgtttCGACGTGATCTTCAAAACTAAACCCATGTTAATATGTTTTGACGAatttttgcccaaaagttgccatgttaatagtgcttaaactaaagttgccatgtggcaattttagtttgtagatcatggcaattttagtttttcgaTGATGGCaatccagtactttgaccatgaaaatattttttttgtatgaaccatgccaattttaagtgcatgtatcatgacaaTTTTAATTTATGATGCATGGTATGTCTAgcttcttaattccccgttttataatatgtcaaaatttacttttaaatatagaagaaaatagctgaaacatacagtgtaaacatcatggtaattcatgtgcaatagacacggCAACTTTTAATCAAAAAAGAAtttcgtcgaaatatattgatatgagatctagtttcgaagatctcgtcgcgaggaatttaatggtgaaaacggatcttcaatcggatttttcatttaagagataaaacattttaaaaacagacaatccaaaaagatttccacatGCATGCGTGCGATGACATGACGTAGTCGGTATGCtatagggcgtgtgggcgggtttggctcccaccacacgtgtgggcgttagcgttgtccaaAGTATATTTATTTCCCCGGGAAAAAAAGAATACGATTCACCAGTCGCCTCACGCAGCGCCCACACTCTTTTACCATCGTCACACGTCCGCGCGTCTAATGCGTGGGCCCCAAGCACCCTAAGCACAGTCAATCTCTCTCAACCACTAGTTTTTCCCCTCATCCTAATCTTCCTTGGCACCGCTAGGCGCTGGCGCCCTGGCCGAAAATTTTGGGTCGGTCCAACCCTAGCCGTTTGATATGAGCCGCGCGCCTGTTGGATCTGGAGCAAAAAAAGAAACTTGCCccagcttcttcttcctcgggctcgaccccccccccccccccgctcgggTTGCGCGGCGTCGGGCCTCCTATCCCTTCCGGTGGCTGTCCTCGTCATCGATCCACACCCTCGCTGGCCATCCCCGTCGTCGGTCCCCACCCTCGCCGCCCGTCCTCGTCGCCGCTTTCAATCCTCACCAGTCGTCCTCATTGTCGCCGCGGCGCATGAAACAACTGCATCTGCGGTTGCAGCTTGCAGCGGCGACGCTTGTAGCTCTCCCCGGTTGTAGCtccgtcgccgcccctcgccgttgATGCTCGCTGCATGAAATTGCGTTGACGACAGCCACCAGGCCATCAACTGTGATTGCAGCTCCGGTGGCAATGcacgccggttgaagcttttcgCACATATGATTGAAGCTTTCTCTACAACGGATGCAACTTTTCTGATTATGCAGTGTATGGTTGTAGCTTTCTCTTTCAATGGTTGTAGCTTTTTTCATCTACGGTGGAAACTTTTCTATCAACGGTTGCAGCTATTGTTCTTTGTAGCAGCCTTGGTTAATGCTTTCTCTATCGTTtcagttgaagcttttttcatcaaGGGTTGTAGCATTTTATGTCAACGGTTGTAGCATTCCGCCATGGCAATGACTGCTTGCAGCTTTTTATatatctggttgaagctttttcatctcAGTTTGAAGCTTTTTGGTTAGCGGTTGTAGCATGAGGGCGTGCAACTGGTTCTGCAATGTCATCGCCATCGTCCAGTCGAGGGTCACCTGAGTTGCAAGGCATGGGAGATTTAAATTGAAGTCAAGGGATGCCGAGGTTGCAACATGTGGGCTCGAAAAATCTGTTCCCAGTGGACGCCTTGCCGGAGAAGCCGCGACGCTTGCCAGCAACGCCTGAGGTCgcagggggtggggggaggggaggaTCAAAGGATAAGTCGGGGAGGAAGGTCGAGTGGTTGAAGGAATAAGAAGATAAGGCAAAAGAAAAAAACTGGGAGGAGGACGCGAGGAGACGATGCTGGATCCAGGTGGATCGAATGCGAGCGCCGCGACCGGCCGAACGTTTCGGCCGGCGCGCTGGCGTGAAATGTTTTCCAATCTCTTTCTCGCATATGTGTCTCCCGTGCTACTTCCTGTCCATCTGCTCGTCATGGATGAGCTCCTACTCTACTTCGATCTCACACGCATGGCTACAAATCCCCTGCTGGCGCTGCGAGAGAGACAAAGAGCCATGGGTGCAACCATGACATCATTCTCTTTTTTTCTCCTACCCCACCAAGCCGTTGTCCCCACACTCCTACTCCTTGCCCCGATAGTGCTACCGTCATATGGCGTCCTTGGATGGCAGTTGTAGATCTATCGCGTGAGATGATGCAACCACGACAGCCACATGCCATCAAGGCGAGATGTTGGAACTGGACAGACACGATGATGGAACCGTCCAGGCGCGATGTTGCAACTGCAGTCACATGCTGAAACCAGCAAGGTGCGATGCTGGAACCAGTCAGGCATGGTCGTGTTGAGTGTTGCGACCATGACGAGCACGAGTTGCGACGGTGTCAGGGTAGATAGGGATGCAACAACCGCACACCGCGATGTTGAGCGTGCTCCGGCTAAGCCGCGACCGACATCCATGGATGCTTGGAAGATCTACGGTGACGACCACATCGGGAACCGCACCCCGGCTACCGCGGTAGCAGCATCTAGTGAGTGGCGAAGCTGCAACCACCCGCACGACTGCTGGAACCGATGTCGGGCGTGTTGGAACTAGCAACCAACGAATGCCGGAACTGCTACCCAGAGATGTTGGGACTGGTGTCCGGCGTGTTGGAACTGGCGCCCGGTGAATGCCGGAACTGGTGCCCAGAGATCTAGAACCGCTGCCCGAAGATCCTGAAACCGACACCCGGCGATGCTGGAAACTGGCTCCCGCCGGTGCTGCAACTAGTGGAGAAGCTTCGGGAGAGGGCtagaagacgaaggaggtggccATGAGCCACCAGGGCacacctaggggggtgggcgcgccctggtgcctcatgGACCCACCTTtgctctgtttgacctaattccgcctctataaattctctaaaatcgggaaaccaacaaaGAGCCACCCAACATATTTTTTCGCCGCCACAAGTTCCtcttctcgtgagatcccatctggaggccttttccggcactctaccggaggagGGATCAATCAccgaggggctctacatcaaccttgctgcccttccgatgatgtgtgagtagtttatcacagacctatgggtccatagttactagctagattgctttccctctctctctctctggtcttcaatactatgttctcctcaatgttcttggagttctattcgatttaatcactttttgtggtgtgtttgtttcagatccgatgaattgtgaatttatgattagattatccatgaatattatttgagccttctctaaattttttttatgcatgattattatagctttgtatttctctccgatctattgatttggtttggccaactagattgatttttcttgcggtgatgggttcgatcttgtggtgctcaatcctagtgatagaaagggacatgacacgtatttgtatcattgccattaaggataaaagttggagtttattcatgcgtgagtttactttgtctacatcatgtcatcttgcttaaggcgttactccgttctttatgaacttaatactctacatgtgtgctagatagcggttgatgtgtggagtaatagtagtagatgcaggcagcaataggtctacttgtctcagacgtgatgcctatatacacaatcattgccttggatatcgtcatgattatttttctaccaattgcccaacaataatttgtttacccaccgtatgctattttcaagagagaagcctctagtgaaaactatggccccgggtctacttttatcatatattaaaatccaaaaataccttgtggCAATTatctttattttttgtattttatctATATATCTATCACTACAAAGATTAATCTTGCAAGTAAtcatcaagggattgacaaccccttgttcgcgttgggtgcaagtatttggtattttgtgtgcaggtactactaacgaggtgttgcgtgattctcctaccggattgataaccttggttcttaactaagggaaatagttatctctactgtactgcatcatcccctcctcttcagggaaatcccaacgcaactcacaagtagcaggaagaatctttggcaccgttgccggggagacatcatgaacatctatcaagtacctatgcCTAAACTTTCATCTCCTTACATTTAcgttatttgctatttgcctctcgtttttatctcctccacttctaaaaagttttacaaaaatataaaaatattttcgGTTTGTCTTTTTcgcgtttgcctttttgtttgcttgttcgcTTGCTTGCCCACTTTAGAGTTCTTCCCTTGTTACGAGTACCCAtgaaaatgaagttctcaattttaagcaaagaaagggagagaatttaaaagatgcttggtataggatttacGATGTTCATAATAGATCAACTCGTAAGCAATCCACTAttgttcttcttcacaatttttatgtggctattactacttggtatagatttgtgcttGATACTATTACCGTAGGGAATTTCTTGAGTAGTCACCCTatggatgcttttaatgctatgggaaatttggCGGGATCACCACCTATCactattaatgaaacaattttaactttggaacatgttatgcaaatGTTAGACGCCATTGAAATAAAATGCCTACCATAGAGCATATTAaaattttggataaaaagattcataaccaTGTCACTCAATTTGGATCAAAGTTAGGGATTACTCTTAAGATGCtaaaagaaaaagaacctataatTAATAAAAGGGTGGAGCAA
This region of Triticum aestivum cultivar Chinese Spring chromosome 2D, IWGSC CS RefSeq v2.1, whole genome shotgun sequence genomic DNA includes:
- the LOC123053046 gene encoding NADH dehydrogenase [ubiquinone] 1 alpha subcomplex subunit 2 isoform X1; this translates as MAWRASLSRNVKEIRFLFCQSSPASGPAREFVKKNYGDIKTRNPTLPVLIRECSGVQPQLWARYDMGVERCVRLDGLTEAQIDKKLEELAKAGVA
- the LOC123053046 gene encoding NADH dehydrogenase [ubiquinone] 1 alpha subcomplex subunit 2 isoform X2, encoding MAWRASLSRNVKEIRFLFCQSSPASGPAREFVKKNYGDIKTRNPTLPVLIRECSGVQPQLWARYDEERGVGGGAEII